The sequence ACCCTCACCCTCGTCTCGCCCGCGCTGCCCGAGATCCGGGTGCAGCGGCCCGCCGTTCCGACCGGGCTGCTGGCGATCCCCGGAGTCGCATCCCTGTTCTCCCGGCTCACGAAGGAGTGGACGGCGGAGCAGCGCACACGCGGGGTCATGGCACTCTGTTACGGCGATCCGGCGCGTATCTCCGAAGAAGGCTTCCGCCACGCGGTGGCCGAAATGGAGCGACGACTGGAACTGCCGTACTTCTGGGACGCCATGACGCGCTCCGCCCGTGGCATCGTCGATGCCTACACGCTGGGCGGACAGCACGGGCTGTGGCGCCAGGCCGAGCGGGTGCTCGCACCGACCCAACTGGTGTACGGCGGACGGGACCGGCTGGTCTCGTACCGGATGGCGCGCAGAGCGTCCGCGGCCTTCCGCGATTCGCGACTGCTGTCACTGCCCGACGCGGGGCACGTGGCGATGATGGAGTACCCGGAGGCGGTCGCCCAGGCGTTCCGGG is a genomic window of Streptomyces sp. NBC_01237 containing:
- a CDS encoding alpha/beta fold hydrolase; this encodes MSSTELPGARAAAAAMAPTVSAVRVAEGERLRSVSLPGLSLTVRARPGDRTGLPPALYVHGLGGSSQNWSAMMPLLADVVDGEAVDLPGFGDSPPPDDGNYSVTGHARAVIRLLDAGERGPVHLFGNSLGGAVATRVAAVRPDLVRTLTLVSPALPEIRVQRPAVPTGLLAIPGVASLFSRLTKEWTAEQRTRGVMALCYGDPARISEEGFRHAVAEMERRLELPYFWDAMTRSARGIVDAYTLGGQHGLWRQAERVLAPTQLVYGGRDRLVSYRMARRASAAFRDSRLLSLPDAGHVAMMEYPEAVAQAFRDLLDECGGS